The following is a genomic window from Theobroma cacao cultivar B97-61/B2 chromosome 10, Criollo_cocoa_genome_V2, whole genome shotgun sequence.
GAACCTTTTTCCCATAAAATTTTGTGTTGCAGATGGACCTGGTAGAAACAGTAAGTAATTTTCCTGCCATCAGGAACATGTTTCCCACCAGTGTATTACTGGAAAGTTTTTTGCCAATGGTAAATTCATGATTTGCTTGATCTTAGTTCAGGAAGTTGGAAATTGTTTATGGCAATGGAAAATGACACCTGGGGGCTGGTttaacattattattattaatttcttttttatcaaatGTTTCTAATTCTATGTTGGGAATCAAAGAGTTAGAAGCTTTGTTGAATAGAGTTTGAAGAAGGGATTATGGGGGACTTAGATGAAGTAAAATTGAAGAGTGGAGAGCACTGTTTTTACAAAAGTTCCAGCTAGAGACGGATATGGACCCTGCAAATTCCTGAACCCATCCTCTTTTCTCTTGCCTGTCATTTTCCTCCCTTCCCAAGGTAGAAAGGtatcaaaaaaatcttatttagtACAATGATAAAGGAAAGTTTATAGGTAACTATGGGAAATATCCCTTCTCGTAAACCAACTTGATTGAGTTAGTTCTAGGTCCTGCTCACCTTCTTAAGTTTATTCATAGAGTGTACAAAGACCTGGTTCAAAGGAttgcagcagcagcagcagcagccgCCGCCCTAGAAGCTAGAGCAATTAGGGTACATTGTACTTATGAATTGTAGCCACCATATCCAATTTGAAGCTTGTATTAAAAATGGGGTTTGCAATTTAAGGTGGTGTATCTTGTCTATTCTATTTGGGTCCATTACCTTTTGCAGATGCTGACAGTTCAGGGCTGGTTCTGGATTATATTTACTTCAGTTTCAGGACCCATTTCAGAGATTGCAGTGTACAGTGACTTCATAAGCATTGACCATGGAGAGTTGATGTTTATgatagtgtttttagttgtgaATTAGTATAACCATAACTTGGGAAACTTGGCTTGAAATGAGACAACCCAAGATAACTCAAAATTAGACTCGCAAATCAGACTATCAGATTACTTGAGAAAAATGTATTACTAGCAAATGTTACCAGCATCATAGGCATTGCAAATGCCAGAAAGTTGGAAGGAATTCCTTTAATATGAAATCCAATTGTTGCTTGGTGTCCTTAAGCCAAGAATCAACCTGGCAACTGCCAGTGATTACAACTAAAAGACCATTAGAATTAATCCCAAGACTACAGCTTGATAATAATTAAAGACAACCTAATGATGAGATGGGATAACTTGTTTGAGCATTTCAAGGGCTCTGGAGAACACTGCCCATCctgtttctatttttcttttccctagTGGCCAAATGTTCCAATCCTggtccccccccccccccatcATCCAGTTTGATGTTTTTTACCAAGAAGCAGGTGGTTGCTTGTGAGTAGCATTTCAAGTTGTGGACTCACCATTCTTGATGAATGCTGCcagttaaaaggaaaaaacaatgCATGAATCCATATTGGCATTTCAGTTAGTACAGTTCTCAACTTTTTTAGACTGAAATTCCTAACCAATCTATTAACTCTAATGGAATTGAATGATATGCATATGGATAACAGATTGGAAAACTAAGTGGTAACCTTGGGGAAGATATTAAGCCTAGGATACACCcaagtttctctcttttctgaTCAGGTATTTCCTTAAGAGAATCTCCACAAGATAAGAGGAGAAAAATCTATACTAAAGAGCTCAGAGTTATGCGCTAAGCCTGATCCTGTTTGAGTTCCACcagagaaaaaaggaagatatGCTGAAAGTCATGTCTGAACATTTCAATCACATGCTATGGATTTCAAAGCAGAGTGCATCACAACTGGATTTCATCAACTGCAAGTGCTCTAGTACAGAGAAATGGAGATCGCTAAGATTGAATATAAGATCTTTGTAAGAGATCTGCAGGATAAGAGCATTGAGATACCAAGGGTACTAAGAATTGAATGTTAGAGAAAACTACAAGAAGCCACATCTCACAGCCTGGTAACCATCATAACATCTTTGATTAGTAAATCATTATCTGACCATGAAGGTAGGTGATTCCACATGTACAGTTCTCTTATCACTTTATATTTCCACTGTcttattccattttctcataTCAAACCAAAGCAATGGGCTAAGAAAGCCAATAAAGCAAATTTAGAGCTCTGGGTCCTGTccctttttatacttttttagGCCACTGGTTATGTTCCCCCTTAAAGATCAAAGTCCCAAGCACATGCTGCATGGTACAGTATTGTGCACTATGAAGAATTTTTAATACCAGAATTTACTTGGATGTCTTATTTGATCTAATGCAGTGAAATGGGAAGGAAGCAAAACACATTTCTCTTACATTGGATTCATTTTTTAATCCCtgttagaaaaattcaaagctCTAGGCCACCAACAGCGCTGTCTTACATCAACACTTGATTTACTTTTACATAGCAGATTGTAAAACACTGCCAGGCcatgaatatataaataaatctGTGTCTAGGTGATAATATCAACCTAACTTTATCAATCTTGTGTGAGATCTGACGACAAAAAGTTCTCATACCAAGATCATCCTTAAATAAAGTAGGCCAGTCTGTGATATATATCATGCTATTGTAATGGGGGGATTTGTATCAAAACAAGTAGGTCTAATGCATGGTTCGTCATCAAAAGGGGATTTTGAAGGTGGGATCATTGGGTTATTGCTAAAGCAAGATTgcctcttttgttttttctggAAATTAAAAGAACGAAAGATGGCCAAAAAGTATATGGTGTAACCTTCTCCAAGGTTTGATCAAATTTAGAATAAAGATGGGTAGAAGTGCTTCATTATGCAACTTGCAGAAAGGCTGCTTCtcttagaaaaataatataaagtaGATAGTTTTTGTCATCTTCTgacgaaaaaaaaaagttggtaAAAAACAATCATGTCGATCATGTTTGCTTTTGTAGCTTTTGAACACTCAAATTTTTGtgtggcttagaaaatgatataCATGCAAATGTGACATGGGTAGGGCACTAGGCTGGCCTTTCATCATAGTTgcaacagcagcagcagcacAGTATAGCAATGGTGGGGTGTAGGAATAGATCCCACAATGgcaaattgaaaagaaaacaaatacaGTGAACAATTTCTTCATCTGTGGAATGCCGATTTGTCTACCTATGAGATAAGAGTGATCATTATCAACCCATTCATTAAGGTCCCGCTAAGTATCTAAGAGTAGAATTCCCAGCATTCTTTTGTACTGTTAACAGTACCAGCAGGATAtgaaaattgaattattgATTGAGTTTAGGCCCCCAGGGTAAAGAATCAAATCCAAGACTATTTAACAAAGCTGATTGTTCTTTTCCACACTATtctttttcctcattttttttttatttatggaCTTATTTTTGTCTATTTAATCTGATGAAGCCTAGTATTTTGTCAGATTCTTATCAGAAGATTTGCTGCTGTTTTTCTTGGAAAGGATTGTAAGCAGGATGCTGCAAAGAGTTGAAAGTTAGCAGGCATTGTTGCTTCATTTCCAGGATCATGTGGCACAAACTTAAGAAGCAACAATATTAAACGAACATAGCTCCTTCAACCCATAAGGAAGAATCTCTGAAGGATTTGAGGACAtgtggaagaaaaaaaaggtaaaaatcaTATTCTTTCCTGTACccataagagaaaaaaaaaaaaagaaaagaaaagaaagaagaacaaagaaacaTATTCTCTCAAGGTCAAGGAGAAGGTCAACATCTGATTCTGCCTAATTTCAAAGCTAGATTTTCTTATCCCTTTTCAACATGGTTATAGCATGacaaaaatacaaaacaaGCACAGTTAGATTCTTTGTTTTGGTTGTCAAGTAAACATATGAACCACAAAAAGGCATGATGCCTCCAGAGACCAGTAAAAGAAGCTACTCTATGCTCATGAATCAGGCTTGCCACCATTGACAATTGGGTTGGCAGAAAGAGAAATATCAGAGAAAAGGCAATGTTGGATTGGAATTGGATTAAAAAAAGTGATgatcagaaagaaaaaaaatataaaaatgtaaacCATATTGCATCTTTCTATATTCTATAACAGACTGAAGCATGTGATGCTCAATCAAGTGGAATGCATACTCAGCTTCGACTAAGTGATGGCAATCAAGCTCGGGTCAACTTGGCCATATTGGATCCaaaaaaggtgaaaatggCGGAAAGGGTCCTATGGCAAAAGTAAGCAATCAGATACTGAGAAATTTCCAAAGCAGTGCCAAGTGAGTCAGCCAATTAGGCCACATCACCGAATTACATGGCAGCGCGTACGAAAACCATTACAGAAAACTATTGTAGGTGTAAAAAGTAGCAGAAGGTTCCTTTAGATCACTCCTTGACAActgcagcaaaattttttaatatctcaGTAACAAATGATTGATCTTTTCCCTTGTACACATCCGGTAATgccattttcttttggttctTGGCCTCTCAGGGTTCAGTTCAGCTATGGACAAAGTGTCATAATCATCCAAAAAGTCTTTAGCCTGCATCAGAATGGAGAATGACAAAAGCTAGGACAATTAGCAAAGCTAAAGGAGAAATCCAGAACATGTAGATAAATGTTTGTCTGACAAACAAATGCAAAACTAATAAGGGTCTgatatgtttttcatttattcAAACTCTGAACAGCCGTTTTTCATTCATGATGTAAACCGGGTCGCAGTTGCCTCTAGCACAGGAATTTGTTGCCCAAGACATTTTTCTAAGGATAAATTTCTACTTTACGGTTTGAACACTGGTGTGTAGGCAATACATGATTCCACCATTGTGTAATAAGCAACACCATTTTATCTGTCATACAAGACAATGATAAAAGAGCATTTTGGAAAACCCTTCTCTACATTATTAGATTTGCAATTGAAACGTTGAGTACAACATAAAACAACTGCCTTATCCATGCATGTGATATCCTGTGTAAGGGTTTAGAACACTGAGCTTTGGGGTTTGATATGAGCTCCATGGTAAGCACTGCCATACAGATTTTGCCCCTGAAGTCTCAGGCCGTTTGACGCAGTCTGGTATTGGGATGATGTAAACCAGTTCCCATGAGTTGAGTTGAAAGCCATGGCTGATCCATCATTGGGGTGATTCCAATTGTTGCCTACTTTTGGCATGCTGGCCAGCTTTTGCTGCAATGCAAGCACATTGGAATGATTTACTGAAGGAGGCTTATGATTGTCCGAAAAGGTAGTGTTGGTGAGATTGACAGTCGTAATGTCATGGATGCTTGGTCTCCTCTTGTCTTTCCCTCCTGAAAGCTGCCTCTGATAGTATTTTTGAGCATGGCTTGCCACTTGAGTTGGAGTCTTGGAAACCACAAAATTTCTGGAGATATTTCTCCAGTCCCCTTTACCGTACTTCAGAAGTCCCATCAAAAACCGCCTATAAGTCATGATCAAAGAATCCATGGTAAGAACAAGAACCGAAATCATCTAAGTTTCAGGTTGGACAGTAAAGAAAA
Proteins encoded in this region:
- the LOC18585946 gene encoding transcription factor DIVARICATA → METLFATSFMSNSDWFDQESNSTSWTKEENKMFESALAIYDDDVPDRWFKVAAMIPGKTVSDVMKQYRELEEDVFKIEAGRFPMPGYCSSSFTLELVDNRDFDAYRKRSTGARGPDHERKKAVPWTEEEHRRFLMGLLKYGKGDWRNISRNFVVSKTPTQVASHAQKYYQRQLSGGKDKRRPSIHDITTVNLTNTTFSDNHKPPSVNHSNVLALQQKLASMPKVGNNWNHPNDGSAMAFNSTHGNWFTSSQYQTASNGLRLQGQNLYGSAYHGAHIKPQSSVF